The Scatophagus argus isolate fScaArg1 chromosome 20, fScaArg1.pri, whole genome shotgun sequence genome window below encodes:
- the LOC124051217 gene encoding alpha-(1,3)-fucosyltransferase 7 isoform X2, with amino-acid sequence MTVLSPMKKPLLYILCVLSLDLLNEWLREFQTLPTINPSTFNIRNSSRNLTILLWHWPFGRPLSLRDDMCWDLYRIPCCRVVDQRSLFPSADVVVFHNKELVQGNQKLPLDLPRPHGQRWAWMSLEGPVSNGNLQQFANIFNLTITYRRDADITVPYGELLPKEEHLVEDVPLNKSFLVCWVVSNYRRQHKRSQVYRELRARIPVKVYGHWTKTRLNSRALLPTISHCYFYLAFENSIAKDYITEKLWRNAYQGGAVPVALGPSLGDYKAVAPPNSFIHVDEFASVKDLANYLQQLAQDKERYSEYFTWKRQWKVKLYTDWRERLCKICTQYNSLPQQKVYSDLEAWVNTFNT; translated from the exons ATG ACTGTGCTCAGCCCAATGAAGAAGCCTCTCCTCTACATTCTCTGTGTTTTATCACTGGATCTTCTCAATGAATGGCTGAGAGAATTCCAGACCCTACCAACCATAAATCCCTCCACCTTCAACATCAGGAACAGCAGTAGAAACTTAACCATCCTGCTGTGGCACTGGCCCTTTGGCAGACCATTAAGCCTGAGAGATGACATGTGCTGGGACCTCTACCGCATCCCTTGCTGCAGAGTGGTGGACCAACGCTCCCTGTTCCCTTCTGCTGATGTGGTGGTATTTCACAACAAAGAGCTTGTACAGGGAAATCAAAAGCTGCCCCTTGACCTTCCACGGCCACACGGTCAAAGGTGGGCCTGGATGTCCCTGGAGGGTCCTGTTTCTAATGGAAATTTGCAGCAGTTTGCAAACATCTTCAACCTGACCATAACCTACAGGAGGGATGCCGATATTACTGTACCTTATGGAGAGTTGCTACCAAAGGAAGAACATCTGGTGGAAGATGTCCCCCTGAATAAGAGCTTTCTGGTCTGTTGGGTGGTTAGCAACTACAGGAGGCAGCACAAGAGAAGCCAAGTGTACAGAGAGCTCAGGGCCAGAATTCCTGTGAAGGTTTATGGTCATTGGACAAAGACACGTCTCAACTCTAGAGCTCTCTTACCTACAATCTCTCACTGCTACTTTTATTTGGCTTTTGAGAACTCCATTGCCAAAGATTACATCACAGAAAAGCTGTGGAGGAATGCTTACCAAGGGGGTGCAGTTCCTGTTGCTCTGGGACCATCCTTAGGTGATTACAAAGCTGTGGCTCCCCCTAATTCTTTCATCCATGTTGATGAGTTTGCATCAGTAAAAGACTTGGCAAACTATCTTCAGCAGCTGGCACAGGACAAGGAACGCTACAGTGAATACTTTACATGGAAACGTCAATGGAAAGTGAAGCTGTATACAGACTGGAGGGAGAGACTATGCAAGATCTGCACACAGTACAACAGTTTACCTCAGCAGAAAGTTTACTCAGACCTAGAGGCCTGGGTCAATACTTTTAATACTTGA
- the LOC124051217 gene encoding alpha-(1,3)-fucosyltransferase 7 isoform X1: MGCHNTKKTVLSPMKKPLLYILCVLSLDLLNEWLREFQTLPTINPSTFNIRNSSRNLTILLWHWPFGRPLSLRDDMCWDLYRIPCCRVVDQRSLFPSADVVVFHNKELVQGNQKLPLDLPRPHGQRWAWMSLEGPVSNGNLQQFANIFNLTITYRRDADITVPYGELLPKEEHLVEDVPLNKSFLVCWVVSNYRRQHKRSQVYRELRARIPVKVYGHWTKTRLNSRALLPTISHCYFYLAFENSIAKDYITEKLWRNAYQGGAVPVALGPSLGDYKAVAPPNSFIHVDEFASVKDLANYLQQLAQDKERYSEYFTWKRQWKVKLYTDWRERLCKICTQYNSLPQQKVYSDLEAWVNTFNT; this comes from the coding sequence ATGGGGTGTCATAACACTAAAAAGACTGTGCTCAGCCCAATGAAGAAGCCTCTCCTCTACATTCTCTGTGTTTTATCACTGGATCTTCTCAATGAATGGCTGAGAGAATTCCAGACCCTACCAACCATAAATCCCTCCACCTTCAACATCAGGAACAGCAGTAGAAACTTAACCATCCTGCTGTGGCACTGGCCCTTTGGCAGACCATTAAGCCTGAGAGATGACATGTGCTGGGACCTCTACCGCATCCCTTGCTGCAGAGTGGTGGACCAACGCTCCCTGTTCCCTTCTGCTGATGTGGTGGTATTTCACAACAAAGAGCTTGTACAGGGAAATCAAAAGCTGCCCCTTGACCTTCCACGGCCACACGGTCAAAGGTGGGCCTGGATGTCCCTGGAGGGTCCTGTTTCTAATGGAAATTTGCAGCAGTTTGCAAACATCTTCAACCTGACCATAACCTACAGGAGGGATGCCGATATTACTGTACCTTATGGAGAGTTGCTACCAAAGGAAGAACATCTGGTGGAAGATGTCCCCCTGAATAAGAGCTTTCTGGTCTGTTGGGTGGTTAGCAACTACAGGAGGCAGCACAAGAGAAGCCAAGTGTACAGAGAGCTCAGGGCCAGAATTCCTGTGAAGGTTTATGGTCATTGGACAAAGACACGTCTCAACTCTAGAGCTCTCTTACCTACAATCTCTCACTGCTACTTTTATTTGGCTTTTGAGAACTCCATTGCCAAAGATTACATCACAGAAAAGCTGTGGAGGAATGCTTACCAAGGGGGTGCAGTTCCTGTTGCTCTGGGACCATCCTTAGGTGATTACAAAGCTGTGGCTCCCCCTAATTCTTTCATCCATGTTGATGAGTTTGCATCAGTAAAAGACTTGGCAAACTATCTTCAGCAGCTGGCACAGGACAAGGAACGCTACAGTGAATACTTTACATGGAAACGTCAATGGAAAGTGAAGCTGTATACAGACTGGAGGGAGAGACTATGCAAGATCTGCACACAGTACAACAGTTTACCTCAGCAGAAAGTTTACTCAGACCTAGAGGCCTGGGTCAATACTTTTAATACTTGA
- the LOC124051217 gene encoding alpha-(1,3)-fucosyltransferase 7 isoform X3, which yields MKKPLLYILCVLSLDLLNEWLREFQTLPTINPSTFNIRNSSRNLTILLWHWPFGRPLSLRDDMCWDLYRIPCCRVVDQRSLFPSADVVVFHNKELVQGNQKLPLDLPRPHGQRWAWMSLEGPVSNGNLQQFANIFNLTITYRRDADITVPYGELLPKEEHLVEDVPLNKSFLVCWVVSNYRRQHKRSQVYRELRARIPVKVYGHWTKTRLNSRALLPTISHCYFYLAFENSIAKDYITEKLWRNAYQGGAVPVALGPSLGDYKAVAPPNSFIHVDEFASVKDLANYLQQLAQDKERYSEYFTWKRQWKVKLYTDWRERLCKICTQYNSLPQQKVYSDLEAWVNTFNT from the coding sequence ATGAAGAAGCCTCTCCTCTACATTCTCTGTGTTTTATCACTGGATCTTCTCAATGAATGGCTGAGAGAATTCCAGACCCTACCAACCATAAATCCCTCCACCTTCAACATCAGGAACAGCAGTAGAAACTTAACCATCCTGCTGTGGCACTGGCCCTTTGGCAGACCATTAAGCCTGAGAGATGACATGTGCTGGGACCTCTACCGCATCCCTTGCTGCAGAGTGGTGGACCAACGCTCCCTGTTCCCTTCTGCTGATGTGGTGGTATTTCACAACAAAGAGCTTGTACAGGGAAATCAAAAGCTGCCCCTTGACCTTCCACGGCCACACGGTCAAAGGTGGGCCTGGATGTCCCTGGAGGGTCCTGTTTCTAATGGAAATTTGCAGCAGTTTGCAAACATCTTCAACCTGACCATAACCTACAGGAGGGATGCCGATATTACTGTACCTTATGGAGAGTTGCTACCAAAGGAAGAACATCTGGTGGAAGATGTCCCCCTGAATAAGAGCTTTCTGGTCTGTTGGGTGGTTAGCAACTACAGGAGGCAGCACAAGAGAAGCCAAGTGTACAGAGAGCTCAGGGCCAGAATTCCTGTGAAGGTTTATGGTCATTGGACAAAGACACGTCTCAACTCTAGAGCTCTCTTACCTACAATCTCTCACTGCTACTTTTATTTGGCTTTTGAGAACTCCATTGCCAAAGATTACATCACAGAAAAGCTGTGGAGGAATGCTTACCAAGGGGGTGCAGTTCCTGTTGCTCTGGGACCATCCTTAGGTGATTACAAAGCTGTGGCTCCCCCTAATTCTTTCATCCATGTTGATGAGTTTGCATCAGTAAAAGACTTGGCAAACTATCTTCAGCAGCTGGCACAGGACAAGGAACGCTACAGTGAATACTTTACATGGAAACGTCAATGGAAAGTGAAGCTGTATACAGACTGGAGGGAGAGACTATGCAAGATCTGCACACAGTACAACAGTTTACCTCAGCAGAAAGTTTACTCAGACCTAGAGGCCTGGGTCAATACTTTTAATACTTGA